GCGACCAGAAAGCCACCGGCGTGGTACGCATGATGGCTGACGGCAACGCCGCCTTCAGCAAGGCCCTGGGCCTGGACGCCGATTTCTCCAAGCACGGCATGGGCACGCGCTCGCAGCGCTACTCGATGCTGGTCGACAATGGCGTCGTGACGCAATTGAACATCGAGCAGGGCGGCAAGTTTGAAGTGTCGAATGCCGAGACCCTGCTGGGCCAACTGGCTTGATGGTCGGGGTCGGACCCTTCGGGTCGGACCCCAGCAATTGATGTAGGGTTAATGTCCGGCTAAAGCCTGCTGCCAACCCAAATCAAAATATGGGGTCGGACCCAAGGGTCCGACCCCATTTTTATTGCACCGACGGTTTCGTCGCCTCGAACATGGCCGCATCGATGCTGAACGAATAATCGTCCTGCAGCGCGAAATACTTGCGCGCTTCTTCGGGTGCGCCATCGAACAGGTTGCGGATCGCCGCTACGCGCTCGTTCGGCGTGCGCATGCGCGCCACCCACTCGTCGAACTGCATCGTCAGCTTCCATACGCTGCGCAAGCTGTGCGTGAATCCCGTGTTATCGAACTTGGCGCCCCACTCGCAGGTGCGGTAGTCGCGCACGTGCGACGCATCGCGCAGCATTTCCACCGCTTGCAAGGTGCTGTCGTACAGGGCCGTTTTCGGCGCGACGATGTCGACCACGAGCAAGGTGCCGTTCGGGCGCAGCACGCGCCACGCTTCCGCCAGCGCTCCCGCCACATCGTTCCAGTGGTGCGCGGAAAAGCGCGTGATGACCATGTCGAAGCTGGCGTCGGCAAACGGCAGGCGCGCCACGTCGCCCTGCTGCGTGCGGATGTTGTGCAAGCCGCGCTGCACTGTGGCGCAGTCCACCACGTCGAGCATGGGCTGCGCCAGGTCGTAGGCGACGACCGATTGCGCCACGGGAGCGACGGCAAAGCTGGCGTGGCCGGCGCCGCAGCCCAGGTCCAGCACCACCGGCTTGCCGTGGCGGCGCGCGCATTCCTGCATCAGCACCAGGTCGGCGCCTTGCGCATGTACCGCGCTGCTCAGGTAGGCATTCGCCGTCTTGCCAAACTGTTCGGTAACGACATCGTGCTGCTGCATGGTTTTCTCCTGGTGATGGGTGAGTTCCTGCAGAATAGGGATAAAATTATCCTGTAACAAGACCATAACTTATACTGGTATATCTACTACCATGCATCCCCGCCATGTCGAACAAACTTGCTGAATTCATCCGCGCCCGGCGCGAAGCCGTCACCCCCGCCATGGCTGGCTTGCCTGGCGGCGGGCGGCGGCGCACGCCGGGCTTGCGGCGCGAAGAGCTGGCGCAGCTGTGCGACGTCAGTCCCACCTGGCTGACGTGGCTGGAGCAGGGGCGGCCCGTGTCGGCGTCGGCCAAGATGCTGGCCCGCCTGGCGCAGGTGCTGCAGCTGAGCGCGGCCGAGCGCGCCTATCTGTTCGAGGTGGCCGACAAGCATGACCCCAGTCATGGGACGGGCGATGGCGGTGGACTTGCCAGCGCCGAACTGGCCGCCATCGTGTCCGCCATCGACGCGCCCGCGTACATCCTCGACCGCGCATGGAACGCCGTGGCGTGGAACGGGGCCGCGTCCACCTTGTTTGCCGGCTGGCTGCATGGCGGTGCGGCTGCGCCGAACCAGCTGCGCTTCATGTTCCTGGAGTCTGGCGCGCGCGATCTCGTCGTCGGCTGGCCCGAGCGGGCGCAGCGGCTGGTGGCGGAGTTCCGCGCCGATATCGGCCGCCACACGGACCAGGCGCCGCTGGCCGGCCTGATCGCGGAACTGGCCGGCGCCAGCCTTGAATTTCGCCAGTGGTGGGGCGCGCAGCAGGTGCAGGGCCGCGATGGGGGATTGCGCCGCTTCCAGCATGCGCAGCAGGGGCTGCTGGAGTTCAACCAGGTGACCCTGCACCTGGCGCGCCAGCATGAGCTGAAGCTGGTGATGCTGTTGCCGGTGTCGTAGACGTCACTCGCGTGCTTGCCAGGTCCCGGCGTGCTCGTGCCGCTCTGCACCTGCAATGCGCGCTTGCATGGCTGCTGTCATGTGGACATTGCGCTGGGCGTCAACCATCAGCACTTCTTTCAGGTCGAGTTTTTCCGCCATCGCTTGCCAGTCTCGGGGGCCGGTGATGAACAGCGGTTTGGAGTGGCCGTCCGAGCGCAGGCCAGGGTCGCGGCCGCCGCTGGCGATGATGGTGACCGAAGCGACCAGATCGATCGGGTAGCCGCTGCGCGGGTCGATGATGTGCGGGCGGCGCTTGCCGTCCTTCATGAAGTAGCGTTCATAGTCACCGCTGGTGCCGATCGCTTCGTTGTCGCGCAAAGCGATCTGCGCAACTGTCCCGGCGCCACGCGGATCGCGGATGCCGACCTGCCAAGGTCGTTCACCGGGCTGGCCGATGGCGATGACGTTGCCACCGATGTTGACCAGCGCCGCCTTGACGTGCGCTTCGCGCAGCAGCGCGGCGGCGCGGTCGAGCGCGTAACCTTTGGCGTAGCCGCCGAGGTCGATCATGACGGCAGGGTTGACGCTGCTGATGATGTTGCCGTTGTAGCGCAGGTCGGACAGCGATGGCCGCGCGTCGACCCAGCGCTTGATCTCGGCGGCCGGCGGTCCCTGCGCGCCGATGTCGTTTTTCTGGAAGCCCCACAGCCTGATCAGATGCCCAATGGTGGGGTTGAACAGCAGGCCGGAACGCACTGACAGCTTCTCGGCCGATTTTAGCAGGCCGACCATTTCAGCGTCGGCGCGCATTGGCTCGCCTTTGGCGATGCTGTCGTTGAGGGCGGTGAGCATGCTTGGCTCCCACGCGTGGAATTTACGGTGCAGGCGATCGAATTCTCTCAATACCTCGGCGCCAAGCAGGTCGGCGCGCTGCTGCGAACCACCGTAGATGGTGATGTCGACCGTGGTGCCGAACACGTGGCCCCGGGTTTTGTAGAGGCGTTCCTCGCCGGAACAAGCAGTCAGGAACAGCAGTAGCGCCAGCAGCGTGCGGGTGAACATGGAATGTCTCCGGGTGTGGCCGCCGCGCGCAGGCGGCGGCCAGCAGTTTTAATTGCTCTTGGCGACCATGTAGTCGACCAGTGCTTTCACTTCATCATCCTTCAGGCCTGGATTGCCGCCGCGTGGCGGCATCATTTTCACGCCGTTGATGGCGCTCAGGTACAGCGCCGGCTTGCCTTTGGCGATACGCGGTTTCCATCCCGCCTTGTCGCCAACCTTGGGCGCGCCCATGATGCCGCTGCCGTGGCAGGCCAGGCAGGTGGTGGAGTAGGTTTTCTCAACCTTGGCGGCGTCCGGCGCGGCGGCGGCGCTGGTGGCAGATGTGATGGCTGCCAGCATTGCTGCCAGTGCAAGTAGTTTCTTCATGGTCTGTCTCTTTTCAAAAGTAAGTCGGCAAATGCCGGGGTAAAAACGGACCGGCGCTTTCCGCCGAACGGCAATGCCGGCCCAGGCGGTGCTGCTTCAATGCGCCATGGCGTGCGTCGGCATGGCGCCGCTGGCTTCGTTCAGCAGGGCCGGCGTGATCTGCTTGAAGCGCAGCACGCGGCCGCCTTCCTTGCGAACAAACGCTTCCGCGTCCACCTGCCGGCTGAACGAGGCGATGGCCGGGCCCATCGAGCCCTGCGCCTTGCTGCCTAATACATAGAGCGCGTCGTGTGCCCCGATCCAGTGGCCTTGCGGCTGTTGCCAGTTGGCGCTGCCCATGTCCTGCACGTAGAAGGCGCTGGTGGCGCGACGCTGTTCCGGCGCCAGCATTTCACCGAGCAGTTCTTTTACGTCACAGAAGTAGCTGGTCTTGCCGTCGGCGAAGCGAACCTGCGCTTTCGGCCCAGGGAAGTCGCGCAGCAGCATGCCGTCCAGCGCACACGCGGCTTCGTCGGACGGATCAATGGCTGGCAGGTTGGTGGCGCTGTACGTGCAGGCGGCCAGCGCAAGGGTGGCCAGTGCGGCCAGCGCGCTCCTGCGCAGGTGGAAAATAGTCATGAAAATCTCCTGATTGCGATAAAAAACGGTAAAAAAATCCAGGCTAGCATCACGCCCGACAGCAGCGCCGGGTGGGTCCAGCCTTGCGGCATCACGGTGGCCAGCCCATACATGGCTTGCGCCTGGTCCGAGCTGAACACGTTCAGCAGGCGAAATACGTCGGCCGGGTTCAGCATCAGCATGGCGGCGAACAGGCCGCTACCGAGCTGGCCCTGGCTGAGCACCATCACCCCCATCAGCAGCAGGTCGAACACCAGCACGAACAGGAACCACAGCGCCAGTGCAATGCCGCTGGCGCGGACGCGGTCGCGGGTGCTGACCGATACCAGCATGGCAATGCTGAGGAAGGCCAGTCCCATCAGCACGGCGCTGGCGACGAATTGGGCGTAGCGCCAGCCCTCGGCCACAGTCAGTTGCGAGAACAGCGGCAGCAGGCCGGCGCCAAAGCCGATCGCGGTGGCGCTGGTGAGCGCCGCCGCCAGGCCGAGATATTTACCGAGCAGCACTTCCAGCGGCGTCACCGGCATCGACAGCAGCAGTTCCAGCGCACCGCGCTCACGCTCGCCGACAATCGCGTCATAGCCGAGTATCAGGGCGATCAGCGGCACCAGATAGATCACCAGGCTGGACAGGCTGGCGATAGTGGCGTCGATGCCGTGGAAACCAACCTGCCCCTGCTGGGCTGCGCCGAAGTAGGCGATGGCCAGCGCGAAGAAGGCAAACACCAGCGCCACGGCCAGCACCCAGCGGTTGCGCAGCCGGTCACGCCATTCTTTTGCGGCCAGCACGCCGACCTGGCGCCATTCAATGCGTGCGCGCATGAGTGCCTCCGTAGCCGAGAAATACTTGTTCCAATGTCGATTCCTGAATCGCGATGTCGTCGGCGCAAGCGGCCAGCTGGCGCAGCACCGCCATCTTGTCGGCCCTGGCGCAGCGCACGTGCAGCTGTTCGCCATGTTCCTCCAGCGCCAGCTCCAGCGGCAACGCGGCCAGCGCCGCGCGCACGCCCGCCTGCAGCGCAGGCGCAATCGTGGCGGTAATGGTCAGCATCCGGGGCGCATGGGTACCCGTCCGCAGCTGCCTCAGCGTGCCTTGCGCGGCCACCGTGCCGCTCTGCATGATGAGCAGCTGGTCGACCCTGTGCTCGATCTCTGCCAGGATGTGTGAGGTGATGACGATGGTGGCGCCGCGGTCCTGCGCGGTGCGCAAGATGGCGTAAAAGTCGGCGATGCCTTGCGGGTCCAATCCGTTGGTCGGCTCATCGAGGAAGATCAGGTCCGGCTCGCCCAGCAGAGCCTGCGCCAGGCCGAGCCGCTGGCGCATGCCCTTGGAGTACCCCTGTACCGGCCGCGCGGCGGCATGCGTCAGGCCCACCAGGTCGAGCAACGGTGCGCAAGCAGCGCGCGCAATGTGCTTCAAGTCCGCAAAAAAGTGCAGTACTTCCTGGCCACTCAGGTTATCGTAGGTGAGAAAACTTTCCGGCAGATAGCCGACGCGCCGACGCGTCTGGCGAAAGGCAGGTTCGGCCGCGTTCTGGCCCAGTACGTGCAGCGTGCCGGCGCAGGGCGTGATCAGACCGAGCATCAGCTTGAATAGCGTGCTCTTGCCGGCGCCATTGTGGCCGATCAGGCCGAACATGGCGCCATGGGCGATGTCAAAGCTGACGTCCTGCAGCACCGTGAGCGGGCCGTAGCGATGCCGGATGCCGCGCAGGCTGACGGCGGCTTCAGTTGTATTCGATGCGGGGAGCGATGTCATTCCATTTCTTCCAATTCTGTGAGAGCGGGCGCATGCGCGGATGGCGGTCGACTACGCTTGGCGCGCGCAGCAGCGGAAACTGACGCGCGGCAAAGCGCAGCGTCTGCAGCGCGGGGCTGGCGCCGAGCAGCTTGAGCAGCGGGTATTGCCAGTTCAGACGGTCAACCAGGTCGTTCGCTTCATACGCCACGTCACCCTGGCCGTCGCCGTTCTGGTCCCAGCCGTTGTAATTGCTCCAGTAGTTGCCTTCCTGTTTGCCCCATTCGACATCGCGCGCGGCAACAAAGCGCACCTGCTCCTGGTTGCCGATGAAGTCGTTGCCATCGACTTGGTTGTTCGACGAGCCGGCCGACAGGTGCACGCCGGTGCGGTTATTGATGATCAGGTTGTGGCGCAGCGTGTTGTACTCGGCGTCGTAGATGAAAAAACCACGGTCGTTGCCGGCCACCACGTTGTCTTCGATCAGCGAGTCCTGGATGGTGCGCAGCATGATGCCGTGATCGGTATTGCCCCACGCGATATTGCGGCGCACGGTCAGGCTGCGCACCTCCATCAGCGCCAGCCCGGCCCGGCTCAGATATACCTCGTTGTCTTCCCAGGTACTGTGGTTGGTGTTCATGTAGTGCGTGCCGTAGCGGACATGATGGATGCGGTTGTGGCGAAATTGCGCGTCGCGCGAGACGTCGACATAGATGCCGTCGCGGGTGCCGCTGATTTCGTTGCCGGTGACGCGCGCTCCGCGCGTGTCGTACACCTGGATGCCATTGCCGCGCTGCGCCGATTGCAGGTCGTGCCGGCCGGTGATGGTGTTGTTCAGCAAGCGCGCATCATCAACGCCTTGCAGCCAGATGCCGAACAGGTTGGCGACCAGTCGACAGTTGTTGATCTGTACGCGATGCGCGCCAGGCACGATATAAATGCCGGCGTTCTGCGCAGTGAGGTCCGCGCCGCTGTCGATCACGGTCAGGCCGATCAGGGTGACGTCGGGGGCGGTGATGCGGATGGTGTCGCCGTGCCCTCGGCCGCTGATGGTGGGATGGCTGCGCCCTTGCAGCGTCAGCGCCTTGTCGACCAGCACGTGTTCGTTATACCTGCCGGGTGCGATCAGCAGTGTGTCGCCTTTCTGCGCACTGGCGATGGCCGCATTGATCGACGTGCCCGGCGCCACTTCCAGCACGGCGGCGGCCAGGCCCGGCCCATAGCCGGCCAGTATGACTGCCAGCACCAGCGCGCGCAGCAGCGCCAGCAGGGTGGAAGGCGCCAGCCTCATGCGTCTTCCTTGCCTTGCGACGGCAGCGTTGAGCGCAAGCTGTCGAGCGTAAGGAAGTAGCCGTCGGCGCCGATACGCGTCAGCGCTTCGCCCTTGGCAGTGCGCCGCTTGCGCTCTTTCACCAGGGGTGGGCAGGCGTGATCGTCGTAGTACATCACCATGCAGTCCAGGCATAGCATGCATTCCATCTGATCGATTTTGCCTTGGCTGTCGATGGCGTGCGAGCCGCAACCGGCGGCGCAGGCGTGGCAGCTGGTGCATTCTGCCTTGCGCTTCAGACCGAACAGACGGAACTTGCCGGGCAGCGCCAGGCCCGCGCCCATCGGGCACAGGTATTTGCAGTAGGGGCGCTCGCTGAACAGCGACAGGCCCAGAATGGCGCCGATAAAGAGCCAGAATGGCCAGCTGCGGTTCCATACGCCGACCAGGAAAGTGGTCTTGAAGGGTTCGATTTCGGCCAGATGTTCGGCCGTCTCCATTGAGAACAGGGATACGCCGATCAGGCCGAAGAAGATGGCGTACTTCAGCCAGCGCAGCTTGTCGTGCAGTGGTTTTGGCAGCAGTTTCTGCCAGCGTTTCAGGCCGACGGCGGAACCGAGCTTCAGCATCAGGTGCTGCAGCGAGCCGAATGGACATAACCAGCCGCAGAACAGGCCGCGTCCCCAGATCAGCACCGTGATGATGATGAACCACCAGAACAGGAAGATGAAGGGATCGGACAGGAACAGCTCCCAGCGCCATTGATGGATCAGCGAATGGAGCCAGGTCATCATCTGCGTGATGCTGGGCTGCGCCTTCAGGTAGAAACCGATGAAGCCGGCGCTGATGATCCACAGCACCAGCCGCGGCCAGCTGATCAAAGGCTTGTGCTTGCGCGTCGACGCACGCACCAGCCGGTCGCGTCGTGCGTACCAGATGGCGGTAAACAACAGGGTGGCGACGAAGAAGCCGATTTGCGCAATCCGGTCCAGCCAGATGTTTTGCCACGCCGGGCGCGCCGTCACCACTTTCGGATGGCCGCCTTCCAGATAGCGGGCCGGCAGCCAGTAGGTCTGGTCGTAGTGGGTGAAGGTCTTGGCGCCCTTGGCGTCCAACTGATTGATCAGCAGCGTCAGCGTCCAGGGCCACGCCGGATTGAAGTGTTTCGAGCGGACGATGAAGATGCCCGATTCGCGGTATTGGGGCACATCGCCGGGCTGCAGGTGATACAGATTGAGATAGTCGGTATCGCGGAAGGTGTAGGTTTCAGGATCTTGCCGCACCTGGATGCGGTCGTAGATGCCGCCGCGCACAAAGCCCGAGCCCTTGAACGAGGTCTGGCCGCTGGCGATGACGAAGATCGCATGCTCGTCCGGCTTGAGGTCGCGCATCAGGCGCTGGTAGTTGTCCTCGCCCAGCAGGCTGTTGCCCAGCGTCGGCGTGTTGAGGTAGCCGAAGTAGAGATCGATGTAGTCGCCGCGTGCGCTGTCGGCGCCGACTTCGCGCGCGGTGATCGTCAGGCGGCCGACCGAGCCCTCGTCGGCCAGCTTGCCCCAGTTGAGGCGCTCGTCGAGCGGCGTGAAGCGGGCTGGCGGCCGCGCCGCCGCAGTGAAGATGCCGACCTGGCGGCCGATCTCATAGGCGCTGCGGGAAATTACCTGGTTCTCGGCGATGGCCGTCACGGTGGCGCCGCTGATGGCGTCCAATCCCACGCTGCCATCGCCGCCACGGCCAATTTCCAGCCTGGCGTCACCGCGCAGGCCGACATATTGTCCGATGAACTTGAGCAGCGCCGATTCCGGTATGCCGGCCAGCAGGATCGGTTCGGAATGCTTGATCACGCGCACGCCGGTAATGATGCCTGCGGTGTCCATACCGATCAGTGTAATGACTGGCTTGCCGGAATAGGCGGGAATGTCCACCACGTCGGTTGACAGGAAAACGTAGCCAACGAGCTTGCCGCCGGCGTCCAGCGCTTGCACATAGCGTGGAGAGCCCATGCGCTGCGAGAATCGCTGCGCTTGCGGCATCACGTCGCGGCAGGCGGCATGCGCGCACAGGTCGGCGCCGTGCAACAGTTCGGAGGAAAGTTCAGCGTCGTAGATGTTGGCGGCGGCGATGGGCGGCGCCAGCATAGCCAGTAACATCAAGCACGACGCCAGCGAATTGAACAAGGTTTTTAAAGTAGTCGTCATGGGAATATGCCATGCCGGCTGACGCATCAGCCGGCATGGACTTGCGGGACAACTCAGGCTTCAACCAGGAAACGGCTACGCATTTCCAGATGCAGGGCGTGGCAGAAGTGCGTGCAATACAACCAGAACGCACCGGCGTGATCGGCCTTGAAAGTGACCGACTTGGTTTCCTGCGGATTGACGATAAAGTTGATGTTGTAGGTCGGGATGGCGCAACCGTGGGTCAAATCTTCGACCTTGTCGTAGTTGGTCAGGGTGAGCGTGACTTCATCGCCTTTTTTGACCTTGATGACCGGCATGCTGAACGCCGGCGCTTGCGACATCAGACGCACATGCACCTTGTTGCCCTTGCGCTCGATGCCGGCGTTTTCCGGCGTGACGGCATTCGGGAAGTCGGTCATGGTGTGGATCTGGCGCGTCTTGACCACATCGCGGCGCACGATAATGCCATCGTGCGGTTCCGGGTAGGCAGTGTGATCGGCTATCAGCTTCATGCTGGCGCCGCTGATGTCGACCAACTGTTCGGTTTCAGGATGCAGCGGGCCGACTGGCAGGAAGCGGTCCTTGGAGAACTTGTTGCCGGAGTTAAGGTATTTGCCGTCAGCTTCCCTGGTCTCACCCATCGATGAGTAGTTATGGCCCGGCTGGTAGTGCACGTCCAGCTTCTCGATGATGACCTTGGCGTTTTTGTCGCCCTTGAACTGGGCAATGGCTGCATCCACATTCCATTTGACGGCTTGGCTGTCGAGGAACAGCGAGGTATAGGCGTTGCCCCTGCCGTCGAAGGCGGTGTGCAGCGGGCCGAGGCCGATTTCCGGTTCGGCCACCACGGTGTCGCGCGGATCCTTGACGTTACCGTCGAACCACTGCAGCACCTTGCTCAATTCAATCACGGTGGCGGTCGGCGACAGCTTGCCGGAGCAGACGAAGTATTTT
Above is a genomic segment from Janthinobacterium sp. 64 containing:
- a CDS encoding c-type cytochrome codes for the protein MKKLLALAAMLAAITSATSAAAAPDAAKVEKTYSTTCLACHGSGIMGAPKVGDKAGWKPRIAKGKPALYLSAINGVKMMPPRGGNPGLKDDEVKALVDYMVAKSN
- a CDS encoding ABC transporter ATP-binding protein — encoded protein: MTSLPASNTTEAAVSLRGIRHRYGPLTVLQDVSFDIAHGAMFGLIGHNGAGKSTLFKLMLGLITPCAGTLHVLGQNAAEPAFRQTRRRVGYLPESFLTYDNLSGQEVLHFFADLKHIARAACAPLLDLVGLTHAAARPVQGYSKGMRQRLGLAQALLGEPDLIFLDEPTNGLDPQGIADFYAILRTAQDRGATIVITSHILAEIEHRVDQLLIMQSGTVAAQGTLRQLRTGTHAPRMLTITATIAPALQAGVRAALAALPLELALEEHGEQLHVRCARADKMAVLRQLAACADDIAIQESTLEQVFLGYGGTHARTH
- a CDS encoding nitrous oxide reductase family maturation protein NosD gives rise to the protein MRLAPSTLLALLRALVLAVILAGYGPGLAAAVLEVAPGTSINAAIASAQKGDTLLIAPGRYNEHVLVDKALTLQGRSHPTISGRGHGDTIRITAPDVTLIGLTVIDSGADLTAQNAGIYIVPGAHRVQINNCRLVANLFGIWLQGVDDARLLNNTITGRHDLQSAQRGNGIQVYDTRGARVTGNEISGTRDGIYVDVSRDAQFRHNRIHHVRYGTHYMNTNHSTWEDNEVYLSRAGLALMEVRSLTVRRNIAWGNTDHGIMLRTIQDSLIEDNVVAGNDRGFFIYDAEYNTLRHNLIINNRTGVHLSAGSSNNQVDGNDFIGNQEQVRFVAARDVEWGKQEGNYWSNYNGWDQNGDGQGDVAYEANDLVDRLNWQYPLLKLLGASPALQTLRFAARQFPLLRAPSVVDRHPRMRPLSQNWKKWNDIAPRIEYN
- a CDS encoding NosR/NirI family protein, translated to MTTTLKTLFNSLASCLMLLAMLAPPIAAANIYDAELSSELLHGADLCAHAACRDVMPQAQRFSQRMGSPRYVQALDAGGKLVGYVFLSTDVVDIPAYSGKPVITLIGMDTAGIITGVRVIKHSEPILLAGIPESALLKFIGQYVGLRGDARLEIGRGGDGSVGLDAISGATVTAIAENQVISRSAYEIGRQVGIFTAAARPPARFTPLDERLNWGKLADEGSVGRLTITAREVGADSARGDYIDLYFGYLNTPTLGNSLLGEDNYQRLMRDLKPDEHAIFVIASGQTSFKGSGFVRGGIYDRIQVRQDPETYTFRDTDYLNLYHLQPGDVPQYRESGIFIVRSKHFNPAWPWTLTLLINQLDAKGAKTFTHYDQTYWLPARYLEGGHPKVVTARPAWQNIWLDRIAQIGFFVATLLFTAIWYARRDRLVRASTRKHKPLISWPRLVLWIISAGFIGFYLKAQPSITQMMTWLHSLIHQWRWELFLSDPFIFLFWWFIIITVLIWGRGLFCGWLCPFGSLQHLMLKLGSAVGLKRWQKLLPKPLHDKLRWLKYAIFFGLIGVSLFSMETAEHLAEIEPFKTTFLVGVWNRSWPFWLFIGAILGLSLFSERPYCKYLCPMGAGLALPGKFRLFGLKRKAECTSCHACAAGCGSHAIDSQGKIDQMECMLCLDCMVMYYDDHACPPLVKERKRRTAKGEALTRIGADGYFLTLDSLRSTLPSQGKEDA
- a CDS encoding helix-turn-helix transcriptional regulator, whose protein sequence is MSNKLAEFIRARREAVTPAMAGLPGGGRRRTPGLRREELAQLCDVSPTWLTWLEQGRPVSASAKMLARLAQVLQLSAAERAYLFEVADKHDPSHGTGDGGGLASAELAAIVSAIDAPAYILDRAWNAVAWNGAASTLFAGWLHGGAAAPNQLRFMFLESGARDLVVGWPERAQRLVAEFRADIGRHTDQAPLAGLIAELAGASLEFRQWWGAQQVQGRDGGLRRFQHAQQGLLEFNQVTLHLARQHELKLVMLLPVS
- a CDS encoding nitrous oxide reductase accessory protein NosL yields the protein MTIFHLRRSALAALATLALAACTYSATNLPAIDPSDEAACALDGMLLRDFPGPKAQVRFADGKTSYFCDVKELLGEMLAPEQRRATSAFYVQDMGSANWQQPQGHWIGAHDALYVLGSKAQGSMGPAIASFSRQVDAEAFVRKEGGRVLRFKQITPALLNEASGAMPTHAMAH
- a CDS encoding class I SAM-dependent methyltransferase: MQQHDVVTEQFGKTANAYLSSAVHAQGADLVLMQECARRHGKPVVLDLGCGAGHASFAVAPVAQSVVAYDLAQPMLDVVDCATVQRGLHNIRTQQGDVARLPFADASFDMVITRFSAHHWNDVAGALAEAWRVLRPNGTLLVVDIVAPKTALYDSTLQAVEMLRDASHVRDYRTCEWGAKFDNTGFTHSLRSVWKLTMQFDEWVARMRTPNERVAAIRNLFDGAPEEARKYFALQDDYSFSIDAAMFEATKPSVQ
- a CDS encoding ABC transporter permease; the protein is MRARIEWRQVGVLAAKEWRDRLRNRWVLAVALVFAFFALAIAYFGAAQQGQVGFHGIDATIASLSSLVIYLVPLIALILGYDAIVGERERGALELLLSMPVTPLEVLLGKYLGLAAALTSATAIGFGAGLLPLFSQLTVAEGWRYAQFVASAVLMGLAFLSIAMLVSVSTRDRVRASGIALALWFLFVLVFDLLLMGVMVLSQGQLGSGLFAAMLMLNPADVFRLLNVFSSDQAQAMYGLATVMPQGWTHPALLSGVMLAWIFLPFFIAIRRFS
- a CDS encoding FAD:protein FMN transferase, which encodes MFTRTLLALLLFLTACSGEERLYKTRGHVFGTTVDITIYGGSQQRADLLGAEVLREFDRLHRKFHAWEPSMLTALNDSIAKGEPMRADAEMVGLLKSAEKLSVRSGLLFNPTIGHLIRLWGFQKNDIGAQGPPAAEIKRWVDARPSLSDLRYNGNIISSVNPAVMIDLGGYAKGYALDRAAALLREAHVKAALVNIGGNVIAIGQPGERPWQVGIRDPRGAGTVAQIALRDNEAIGTSGDYERYFMKDGKRRPHIIDPRSGYPIDLVASVTIIASGGRDPGLRSDGHSKPLFITGPRDWQAMAEKLDLKEVLMVDAQRNVHMTAAMQARIAGAERHEHAGTWQARE